Proteins encoded in a region of the Hippocampus zosterae strain Florida chromosome 11, ASM2543408v3, whole genome shotgun sequence genome:
- the myofl gene encoding myoferlin isoform X1, producing the protein MLRVIVESACGIPKKKLGNPDPIVSIVFRGEKKKTKAVDNELNPVWNEGLEFDLKGLALDASSFIDVIVKDYETIGHDKFIGSAKISLRDLAGGHLRSLPSKNVPLSNDKQQPIGATINLLIGYEPPGEAADGDVSHVDAACEEADEGDADVDAGDHVGSPAGPGTPVQPGKASHKPLRISRKKHRSLANKPQDFQIRIRVLEGRQLSGNDIKPVVKANVCGQTHRTRIRSGNNPFFDETFFYNVNMLPSELLDESVSLRVYDSFSLRADSLIGEFKLDVGYIYDEPGHAILRKWLLLSDPDDSSSGAKGYLKVTIIVVVTGEEPPSEKRELSEDQDDIESNLLVPPGVTMRWATLSLKVFRAEDLPQMDDAFVQTVKQVFGGDGDRKNLVDPYLEVSFAGKKLCTRIVEKNANPEWNQTVHLQVKFPSMCERIKLTMFDWDRVSKDDAIGTTYLNLSKISSAGGELEDEQVEHCNSLSDSSPATSESGFLPIFGPCYVNLYGSPREFTGLPDPYEELNLGKGEGVAYRGRVLVELSTLLDEKVDKNIDDISSDDILVAQKYQRRRKFSLCAVFHSACMLQEPGEPIQFEVSMGNYGNKLDSTCKPLASTTQYSFAVFDGNHYYYLPWADTKPVVTLTSSWEDISHRLDAVNILLSIAERLERNLSSLKMAIQSKVSEDRVLEIWLQLISLLLEDLNSIQLPEMEGQPNVTVLDLQLKNMRDAALKSLQQMANCLREEANDIKATVSDIEDWLDKIKQLADEPQNSMPDVIIWMLRGEKRVAFARIPAHRILYSDFSEQACGKHCGRTQTIFMQYPMDKNKGVKIPVQLRVNMWLGLSAWEKKFNIFSEGNFSVYAEMYENQAQLFGKWGPNGLVGRHKSSDVTGKVKLKKERFLPPRGWEWQDDWFVDPERCLLTEADAGHTEFTDEVFQNETRFPGGEWKPAAEPYTDVNGEKAQSPSEFECPIGWTWEDDWSFDSNRAVDEKGWEYGVTIPPDDKPKTWVAAEKMYHIHRRKRLVRPRRRTSDKTVADRRETGEGWEYSSLIGWKFHRKERSSDTFRRRRWRRKMVPSDRIGASAIFRLEGALGVDVDEKASKTDAAKLFGANTPTISCHFSRSCVYQLRVYVYQARNLCAMDKDSFSDPYAHVSFLHLSKTTEVIAATLNPTWDQSLIFDDVEIYGDPQTIAHNPPDIVLELYDSDKVGKDEPLGRCTFPPVVKLNLAVDSGNKLQWYPVTKKGRSAGEALLAAELLLKDKANERDLPLAPPRRGEKLYMVPQGIRPVVQLTAIEVLTWGLRNMKSYQLATVTSPNLIVECGGEIIQTAIIKNFKKNPNFPGSVLLLKVLLPKEEMYAPPIVLKVIDHRPFGRKPVVGQCTIDCLKDFRCDPYQVNSQVCMSARVATIAAAQGDVIIDIEERPTIKAEVQTDKEAEAIDWWSKFYASIGQQEKCGPYLKKGYDTLQVYDCELEQVDQFQGLTDFCSTFKLSRGKTDGEEDDPSVVGEFKGSFKIYPLPDDPGMQAPPRQFRELPESGPQECLVRIYVVRCIDLQPKDTNGMCDPYVKISLGRKTVDDRDNYQPNTLNPEIGRMFELSCYLPQDKDLKIAVYDYDLLSRDEKVGETIIDLENRLLSRFRSCCGLPQTYCIAGMNQWRDQLKPSQILQNVAKIRGVPPPRFEGDGSALSFSGKEYRLQDFEETTTTHPHLGPARERLSLHVLREQGLVPEHVETRTLCSSHQPNLSQGRIQMWVDVFPKSLGLPGPPCDITPRKAKKFFLRAIVWNTTDVTLDETSITGESMSDIYVKGWMPGMEEDKQKTDVHYRSLDGDGNFNWRFVFAFDYLPAEQLCVVSRKEHFWNLDKTEFRIPPKLIIQIWDNDKFSLDDYLGSIELDLLNLIAPAKTPEKCSLKMLPGMIGSSTSKKFVFNSLFSQKSVRGWWPCAIEQNGKKVLAGKVEMTLEIVEEKEMEERPAGKGREEPNMNPRLEPPNRPDTSFFWFTNPFKTMKFIIWRRFRLVFIVGILLLLVLLFLGILFYSLPNYISMKIVKPFSK; encoded by the exons ATGTTGCGGGTAATTGTTGAGTCTGCGTGCGGGATCCCCAAAAAGAAACTGGGCAACCCTGACCCAATTGTTTCTATTGTTTTCAGAG gtgaaaagaagaaaaccaaAGCTGTTGACAATGAGCTAAACCCCGTGTGGAATGAA GGGCTGGAATTTGATTTAAAGGGTTTAGCGTTGGACGCATCTTCATTCATCGACGTGATTGTGAAAGACTATGAGACTATCGGCCATGACAA GTTCATAGGCTCTGCGAAAATCTCGCTAAGGGACTTGGCCGGTGGCCACTTGAGATCACTCCCGTCCAAGAATGTTCCCCTGAGCAATGACAAGCAGCAGCCAATTGGG gctaccATTAATTTACTCATCGGGTATGAACCACCCGGGGAAGCTGCTGATGGCGACGTGTCACATGTGGATG CAGCCTGCGAGGAGGCCGACGAGGGGGATGCAGACGTGGATGCGGGGGATCATGTGGGAAGCCCAGCCGGTCCAGGTACGCCAGTCCAGCCCGGTAAAGCGAGTCACAAGCCGCTCCGCATCAGCCGCAAGAAGCACAGATCCCTGGCTAACAAGCCGCAGGATTTCCAG ATTCGTATCCGTGTCCTGGAGGGCCGACAACTGTCTGGCAACGACATCAAGCCCGTGGTGAAGGCGAACGTTTGCGGCCAGACCCATCGGACGCGAATAAGAAGTGGCAATAACCCTTTCTTTGATGAG ACATTTTTCTACAACGTGAACATGCTCCCTTCAGAGCTGTTGGATGAAAGTGTCAGTCTAAGG GTTTATGATTCCTTCTCCCTCCGAGCTGACAGTCTCATCGGCGAGTTCAAG CTAGATGTTGGCTACATCTACGATGAACCAG GTCATGCCATACTGAGGAAATGGCTGCTGTTGAGTGACCCCGACGACTCCAGCTCCGGGGCCAAAGGTTACCTGAAAGTCACCATTATCGTGGTGGTGACTGGGGAAGAGCCGCCG AGTGAGAAGAGAGAGCTGAGCGAGGATCAGGACGACATCGAAAGTAATCTTCTGGTGCCGCCAGGAGTTACGATGCGATGGGCCACGCTCAGCCTCAAAGTGTTCCGTGCAGAGGACTTGCCACAAA TGGATGACGCATTTGTTCAGACGGTCAAGCAGGTCTTTGGCGGGGATGGAGACAGAAAGAACTTGGTGGATCCGTATTTGGAGGTCAGCTTTGCTGGAAAAAAG ctGTGCACCAGAATCGTTGAGAAAAATGCAAATCCCGAATGGAATCAGACCGTCCACCTCCAagttaag TTCCCGTCCATGTGTGAACGCATCAAGTTGACCATGTTTGACTG GGATCGAGTCAGCAAGGACGACGCGATCGGAACAACATACTTGAACCTCAGCAAGATCTCCTCCGCTGGCGGAGAGCTTGAAG acGAACAAGTTGAACATTGCAACAGCCTGTCTGATT CGAGCCCAGCCACAAGCGAGTCTGGTTTCCTGCCAATTTTTGGGCCTTGTTATGTCAACTTGTATGGCAGCCCAAGGGAGTTTACTGGACTCCCTGACCCGTATGAGGAACTTAACCTtggcaag GGTGAAGGTGTCGCCTATAGGGGGAGGGTCCTTGTCGAGCTGTCCACTCTTCTTGATGAAAAGGTGGATAAGAACATCGACGATATATCCAGTGATGACATCCTGGTGGCACAG AAATACCAGCGGAGGAGGAAGTTCTCGCTCTGTGCCGTGTTCCACAGTGCCTGCATGCTCCAAGAACCGGGAGAGCCCATCCAGTTCGAGGTCAGCATGGGAAACTACGGCAACAAGCTGGACTCCACCTGCAAGCCTTTGGCGTCCACCACTCAGTACAGCTTTGCTGTATTTGACG GTAACCACTACTACTACCTGCCCTGGGCGGACACGAAGCCAGTGGTAACGCTCACTTCTTCCTGGGAAGACATCAGCCACCGTTTGGATGCCGTCAACATTCTTCTCTCTATTGCGGAACGACTC GAACGCAACTTGTCCTCTTTGAAAATGGCCATCCAGTCCAAGGTGTCTGAGGACCGAGTACTTGAAATTTGGCTCCAACTCATCAGTCTCTTGCTTGAGGACTTGAACAG TATCCAGCTTCCAGAGATGGAAGGCCAGCCCAATGTGACCGTGCTGGATCTCCAActaaaaaacatgcgtgacgcAGCACTGAAGAGCCTCCAACAGATGGCTAATTGCCTGAGAGAGGAGGCAAACGATATCAAGGCAACTGTCAGTGACATTGAAGACTGGCTGGACAAAATCAAGCAGCTGGCAGATGAG CCTCAGAATAGCATGCCCGATGTGATCATCTGGATGTTGAGGGGCGAGAAGCGCGTTGCTTTCGCCCGCATTCCGGCTCACCGCATTCTCTACTCCGACTTCAGCGAGCAGGCCTGTGGAAAACACTGCGGACGCACGCAGACTATCTTCATGCAG TACCCCATGGATAAAAATAAAGGCGTCAAGATTCCTGTTCAGCTGCGGGTCAACATGTGGCTTGGTCTCTCCGCATGGGAGAAGAAGTTCAACATTTTCTCTGAGGGAAACTTCAGTGTATATGCAGAAATG TATGAAAACCAGGCCCAGTTGTTTGGGAAGTGGGGACCCAATGGTCTGGTGGGTCGCCACAAGTCTTCAGACGTGACTGGAAAAGTGAAACTCAAAAAAGAGCGCTTCCTGCCACCACGCGGCTGGGAGTGGCAGGATGACTGGTTCGTCGACCCTGAGCGCTG CCTGTTGACAGAAGCCGACGCGGGCCACACAGAGTTCACGGATGAAGTTTTTCAGAACGAAACACGTTTCCCCGGTGGGGAGTGGAAACCTGCTGCGGAGCCCTACACCGATGTG AATGGCGAAAAGGCTCAGAGCCCCTCAGAGTTTGAGTGTCCCATTGGATGGACTTGGGAGGACGATTGGAGTTTTGATAGCAACAGAGCTGTCGATGAAAAAG gCTGGGAGTACGGCGTGACCATTCCACCTGATGACAAACCCAAAACCTGGGTGGCAGCGGAAAAAATGTACCACATCCATCGTAGGAAGAGGCTCGTCAGACCCAGGCGGAGGACATCTGATAAAACTGTCGCCGAT AGGCGAGAGACCGGGGAAGGCTGGGAATATTCCTCCCTCATCGGCTGGAAATTTCACCGCAAGGAGCGCTCGTCCGACACGTTCCGACGCCGGCGCTGGCGAAGGAAGATGGTCCCGTCGGACCGCATCGGGGCTTCTGCCATCTTTAGGCTGGAAGGCGCACTG ggGGTTGACGTGGACGAGAAGGCCAGTAAAACGGATGCCGCCAAACTATTTGGTGCCAACACTCCCACCATTTCCTGCCACTTTAGCC GCTCTTGTGTTTATCAGCTGCGAGTGTACGTGTACCAGGCGAGGAATCTTTGTGCCATGGACAAGGACAGCTTCTCAG ATCCATACGCCCACGTGTCATTCCTTCACCTGAGCAAGACCACAGAAGTCATCGCTGCCACGTTGAACCCCACGTGGGATCAGAGTCTCATCTTTGATGACGTTGAAATCTACGGGGACCCACAAACCATTGCCCACAACCCACCGGATATCGTGCTGGAGCTTTATGACAGCGACAAAGTG GGAAAAGATGAGCCCTTGGGTCGCTGTACCTTCCCGCCAGTAGTCAAACTCAACCTCGCTGTAGATTCTGGCAATAAACTGCAGTGGTACCCAGTTACCAAAAAAGGCCGCAGTGCTGGAGAAGCACTGCTGGCGGCTGAGCTTCTACTGAAGGACAAG GCGAATGAGAGAGATCTTCCTTTGGCTCCTCCTCGGCGAGGGGAGAAGCTCTACATGGTTCCTCAAGGAATCAGGCCTGTTGTGCAACTAACTGCCATCGAG GTCTTGACCTGGGGGTTGAGGAACATGAAAAGCTACCAGCTGGCCACGGTCACTTCTCCTAACTTGATCGTGGAATGCGGTGGGGAGATCATTCAAACGGCCATCATCAAGAATTTCAAGAAGAATCCCAACTTCCCTGGCTCTGTGCTGCTACTCAAAGTG CTTCTCCCCAAAGAAGAGATGTACGCTCCTCCCATTGTCCTGAAGGTCATCGACCACCGACCCTTCGGGAGGAAGCCGGTGGTGGGCCAGTGCACCATCGACTGCTTGAAGGACTTCCGCTGTGACCCCTACCAAGTTAACAGTCAAGTGTGCATGTCTGCCAGAG TGGCAACGATAGCAGCTGCTCAGGGCGATGTCATCATAGACATCGAGGAGAGGCCGACTATCAAAGCTGAG GTTCAAACTGACAAG GAAGCGGAAGCAATTGATTGGTGGAGTAAATTCTACGCCTCGATTGGGCAACAGGAGAAGTGTGGCCCCTACCTGAAGAAGGGATACGACACATTACAG GTGTACGACTGTGAACTGGAGCAAGTGGATCAGTTTCAGGGACTCACCGATTTTTGCAGTACTTTCAAACTCTCGCGAGGAAAGACGGACGGAGAGGAAGATGATCCCTCCGTTGTGGGAGAATTCAAG GGCTCGTTTAAGATCTACCCGCTGCCTGATGACCCTGGGATGCAAGCTCCTCCCCGACAATTCCGAGAGCTTCCCGAAAGTGGGCCTCAGGAGTGTCTGGTCCGAATCTACGTGGTGCGCTGTATCGACCTGCAGCCCAAGGACACCAACGGCATG TGTGATCCATATGTCAAGATTTCACTGGGGAGGAAGACCGTGGATGACCGGGATAACTACCAACCAAATACTCTCAATCCAGAAATTGGAAG GATGTTCGAGCTGTCCTGCTACTTGCCACAAGACAAGGATCTGAAGATCGCCGTGTACGACTACGACTTGCTGAGCCGGGACGAAAAAGTCGGCGAGACCATCATCGATTTGGAGAACCGTCTGCTGTCCCGTTTCAGGTCCTGCTGTGGCCTTCCGCAGACTTACTGCAT CGCTGGGATGAATCAGTGGAGAGACCAGCTGAAACCTTCTCAGATCCTCCAAAACGTGGCCAAGATTAGGGGCGTTCCTCCACCACGCTTCGAGGGAGACGGAAGCGCTTTGTCTTTCTCAGGAAAAGAATACAGACTGCAGGATTTTG AGGAAACCACGACCACACACCCCCACCTTGGCCCGGCCAGAGAGAGACTGTCACTGCATGTCCTCAGAGAGCAGGGCTTGGTACCCGAGCACGTGGAGACCAGGACCCTGTGCAGTTCCCACCAACCCAACTTGTCCCAG GGACGCATTCAAATGTGGGTGGACGTCTTTCCCAAGAGTCTCGGTCTGCCGGGGCCTCCATGTGACATCACTCCACGGAAAGCCAAGAA GTTCTTCTTGCGTGCCATTGTTTGGAACACAACTGATGTCACTCTGGACGAAACAAGCATCACCGGGGAAAGCATGAGCGATATCTATGTGAAAgg ATGGATGCCAGGAATGGAGGAAGACAAACAGAAGACCGACGTTCATTACAGATCGCTGGACGGCGATGGCAATTTCAACTGGAGGTTTGTCTTTGCCTTCGACTACCTGCCCGCAGAGCAGCTGTGCGTCGTCTCGAGGAAA GAACATTTCTGGAATCTGGACAAAACCGAGTTTAGGATTCCACCCAAGTTGATCATACAGATATGGGACAATGACAAATTCTCCTTGGATGACTACTTGG GCTCAATTGAGCTGGACTTGCTCAATCTGATCGCCCCTGCAAAGACCCCCGAAAAGTGCAGCTTGAAAATGTTGCCCGGAatgatcggctccagcacatccaAGAAGTTTGTCTTCAACTCACTCTTCTCGCAAAAGTCGGTTCGTGGCTGGTGGCCGTGCGCCATTGAGCAGAATGGGAAGAAAGTCCTCGCC GGGAAAGTCGAAATGACGTTGGAAATTGTGGAGGAGAAGGAGATGGAGGAGAGACCAGCAGGGAAAGGCAGAGAAGAGCCCAACATGAATCCGCGACTGGAGCCACCTAA CCGTCCTGACACCTCGTTCTTCTGGTTTACAAACCCTTTCAAGACCATGAAATTCATCATATGGCGAAGATTCAGATTGGTTTTCATCGTTGGGATCCTACTGCTGCTAGTCTTACTGTTCCTCGGGATCCTTTTCTATTCTCTACCT AACTATATTTCCATGAAGATTGTGAAGCCCTTCTCCAAGTGA